A region from the Musa acuminata AAA Group cultivar baxijiao chromosome BXJ1-10, Cavendish_Baxijiao_AAA, whole genome shotgun sequence genome encodes:
- the LOC104000105 gene encoding protein LOWER TEMPERATURE 1: protein MKTENCFAAPPLAEGAAAQPSSADRTARGASKYLAGLPSRGLFSSAVLSSNPGGIRVYVCDHETAPPEGQVIKTNSTNILIRALQINKQKSDAKDVIAKSAADSSTVKRSAVRTSERRSPPKKMKTSSASTSHRGSCSSELSEKKLQTMTVERLRALLKERGLSPKGKKDELIARLKDEA from the exons ATGAAGACGGAGAACTGCTTCGCGGCCCCGCCCCTGGCGGAAGGAGCCGCAGCGCAGCCGTCCAGCGCAGATCGGACGGCCAGGGGAGCCTCGAAGTACCTCGCTGGCCTCCCGTCCCGCGGCCTCTTCTCCTCCGCTGTCCTCTCCTCCAACCCG GGTGGCATACGGGTTTACGTGTGTGATCATGAGACCGCGCCACCAG AGGGCCAAGTAATCAAGACAAACTCAACAAATATATTGATCAGAGCTCTCCAAATTAACAAACAAAAGAGTGATGCAAAGGATGTAATTGCTAAATCTGCAGCAGATAGCAGCACAGTCAAAAG atcTGCTGTCAGAACTTCGGAGAGAAGGTCTCCACCAAAAAAGATGAAGACTAGTTCTGCTTCTACTAGTCATCGAG GCAGTTGCAGTTCTGAATTATCTGAGAAGAAACTTCAGACGATGACCGTAGAGCGATTACGTGCACTTTTGAAAGAGAGAGGACTCTCACCAAAAGGGAAAAAG GATGAACTGATCGCTCGCTTGAAAGACGAAGCATAG
- the LOC135595305 gene encoding CBS domain-containing protein CBSCBSPB5-like isoform X2: protein MDGHGAGGSSRRSVSGRKKAPDNGSGDAVGRTSITRSPILIGDRNLRGIRLSKSLTLAENSTVHEACRRMAVQRVDAVLLTDSNALLCGILTDKDITTRVVARELKLQETQVSKVMTRNPFFVLSDTLAVEALQKMVQGKFRHLPIVENGEVIGLLDIAKCLYDAIARMEREAEKGKAIAAAVQRMEKHWGSSFSGPATFIETLQEWIFRPRLSTIIQENSNSRDILMRVIAKNVSPELTPVKKVMTPNPECGTIDTPIADALHTMHDRKFLHLPVVDRDGDVVAVVDVIHIAHAAIAAVGSRTGGGIETASSMMQNFLDSALSLQPLYHDDDCQSEGSTQVTADTERSSAFYPPSDLSASFGFKLEDKQQRMHRFNCETHSLADLITCILQSVGDDIDRNHLPQILYEDEDHDKVILASDSDLVAAVDHARQSGWKSLRLHVDFSGLGHKKKGHGSGDLECADTDAWATAYRSVAAGAALIAGIGVMAYLKRSAS from the exons ATGGACGGCCATGGCGCCGGCGGGTCGTCGCGAAGGAGCGTATCCGGGAGGAAGAAGGCACCGGATAACGGCAGCGGTGATGCCGTCGGGCGAACTTCTATAACTCGCTCCCC GATTCTGATTGGAGACAGAAATTTAAGGGGAATACGATTGTCAAAGTCCTTAACACTAGCTGAAAATTCTACCGTGCATGAAGCCTGCCGTAGGATGGCTGTACAAAGGGTTGATGCTGTATTGTTAACAGATTCAAATGCATTGCTTTGTGGAATCCTAACAGACAAG GATATAACCACAAGAGTTGTTGCCCGAGAACTAAAGCTTCAAGAAACTCAAGTTTCAAAAGTGATGACTCGAAATCCATTTTTTGTGCTTTCGGACACATTGGCGGTTGAAGCTTTGCAGAAAATGGTGCAAG GAAAGTTTAGACATTTGCCCATTGTTGAAAATGGTGAAGTCATTGGCTTACTTGACATAGCAAAATGTCTATATGATGCAATAGCACGCATGGAAAGGGAAGCTGAAAAGGGAAAGGCCATTGCAGCTGCTGTTCAAAGGATGGAAAAGCATTGGGGCTCATCTTTTTCTG GTCCTGCGACATTTATTGAAACTCTTCAAGAGTGGATTTTTAGGCCACGTTTATCAACCATCATTCAAGAGAACTCGAA TTCAAGAGACATTTTAATGCGAGTAATTGCCAAGAATGTTTCTCCAGAATTGACTCCTGTGAAAAAG GTCATGACTCCAAATCCTGAGTGTGGGACAATTGATACACCAATTGCTGATGCTCTCCATACAATGCACGACAGGAAATTTTTGCATCTACCTGTTGTAGATAGAG ATGGGGACGTTGTTGCAGTTGTTGATGTTATTCATATTGCTCATGCTGCAATAGCTGCT GTGGGAAGCAGGACAGGCGGTGGAATCGAAACAGCAAGTTCCATGATGCAGAACTTTTTGGATTCTGCATTGTCCCTACAACCTTTGTATCATGATGATGATTGTCAAAG TGAAGGATCTACACAAGTTACCGCAGATACAGAAAGATCATCAGCCTTTTATCCACCTTCAGACTTATCAGCTAGTTTTGGCTTTAAGCTCGAGGATAAACAGCAGAGAATGCATAGATTTAATTGTG AAACACACAGCTTGGCAGATCTTATAACTTGTATACTCCAGAGCGTGGGTGATGATATCGATAGAAATCATCTTCCACAGATATTG TACGAAGACGAGGACCATGACAAGGTTATCCTTGCATCAGACAGTGACCTTGTAGCGGCAGTGGACCATGCTAGACAATCTGGTTGGAAG AGTTTAAGGTTGCATGTGGATTTCTCGGGTTTGGGTCACAAGAAGAAGGGTCATGGATCAGGAGATCTTGAGTGTGCAGATACGGATGCATGGGCCACTGCATACAGGTCTGTTGCAGCAGGAGCAGCGCTAATTGCTGGTATCGGAGTAATGGCTTACTTGAAAAGATCAGCATCATAA
- the LOC135595305 gene encoding CBS domain-containing protein CBSCBSPB5-like isoform X1 — protein sequence MDGHGAGGSSRRSVSGRKKAPDNGSGDAVGRTSITRSPILIGDRNLRGIRLSKSLTLAENSTVHEACRRMAVQRVDAVLLTDSNALLCGILTDKDITTRVVARELKLQETQVSKVMTRNPFFVLSDTLAVEALQKMVQGKFRHLPIVENGEVIGLLDIAKCLYDAIARMEREAEKGKAIAAAVQRMEKHWGSSFSGPATFIETLQEWIFRPRLSTIIQENSKFVTVSPTDSVLTATKKMLELKISSAVVTIENKLQGILTSRDILMRVIAKNVSPELTPVKKVMTPNPECGTIDTPIADALHTMHDRKFLHLPVVDRDGDVVAVVDVIHIAHAAIAAVGSRTGGGIETASSMMQNFLDSALSLQPLYHDDDCQSEGSTQVTADTERSSAFYPPSDLSASFGFKLEDKQQRMHRFNCETHSLADLITCILQSVGDDIDRNHLPQILYEDEDHDKVILASDSDLVAAVDHARQSGWKSLRLHVDFSGLGHKKKGHGSGDLECADTDAWATAYRSVAAGAALIAGIGVMAYLKRSAS from the exons ATGGACGGCCATGGCGCCGGCGGGTCGTCGCGAAGGAGCGTATCCGGGAGGAAGAAGGCACCGGATAACGGCAGCGGTGATGCCGTCGGGCGAACTTCTATAACTCGCTCCCC GATTCTGATTGGAGACAGAAATTTAAGGGGAATACGATTGTCAAAGTCCTTAACACTAGCTGAAAATTCTACCGTGCATGAAGCCTGCCGTAGGATGGCTGTACAAAGGGTTGATGCTGTATTGTTAACAGATTCAAATGCATTGCTTTGTGGAATCCTAACAGACAAG GATATAACCACAAGAGTTGTTGCCCGAGAACTAAAGCTTCAAGAAACTCAAGTTTCAAAAGTGATGACTCGAAATCCATTTTTTGTGCTTTCGGACACATTGGCGGTTGAAGCTTTGCAGAAAATGGTGCAAG GAAAGTTTAGACATTTGCCCATTGTTGAAAATGGTGAAGTCATTGGCTTACTTGACATAGCAAAATGTCTATATGATGCAATAGCACGCATGGAAAGGGAAGCTGAAAAGGGAAAGGCCATTGCAGCTGCTGTTCAAAGGATGGAAAAGCATTGGGGCTCATCTTTTTCTG GTCCTGCGACATTTATTGAAACTCTTCAAGAGTGGATTTTTAGGCCACGTTTATCAACCATCATTCAAGAGAACTCGAA GTTTGTTACAGTCTCACCAACTGATTCAGTGTTAACTGCAACAAAGAAAATGCTTGAGCTGAAAATAAGTTCAGCAGTTGTAACAATTGAAAATAAACTTCAGGGGATTTTGAC TTCAAGAGACATTTTAATGCGAGTAATTGCCAAGAATGTTTCTCCAGAATTGACTCCTGTGAAAAAG GTCATGACTCCAAATCCTGAGTGTGGGACAATTGATACACCAATTGCTGATGCTCTCCATACAATGCACGACAGGAAATTTTTGCATCTACCTGTTGTAGATAGAG ATGGGGACGTTGTTGCAGTTGTTGATGTTATTCATATTGCTCATGCTGCAATAGCTGCT GTGGGAAGCAGGACAGGCGGTGGAATCGAAACAGCAAGTTCCATGATGCAGAACTTTTTGGATTCTGCATTGTCCCTACAACCTTTGTATCATGATGATGATTGTCAAAG TGAAGGATCTACACAAGTTACCGCAGATACAGAAAGATCATCAGCCTTTTATCCACCTTCAGACTTATCAGCTAGTTTTGGCTTTAAGCTCGAGGATAAACAGCAGAGAATGCATAGATTTAATTGTG AAACACACAGCTTGGCAGATCTTATAACTTGTATACTCCAGAGCGTGGGTGATGATATCGATAGAAATCATCTTCCACAGATATTG TACGAAGACGAGGACCATGACAAGGTTATCCTTGCATCAGACAGTGACCTTGTAGCGGCAGTGGACCATGCTAGACAATCTGGTTGGAAG AGTTTAAGGTTGCATGTGGATTTCTCGGGTTTGGGTCACAAGAAGAAGGGTCATGGATCAGGAGATCTTGAGTGTGCAGATACGGATGCATGGGCCACTGCATACAGGTCTGTTGCAGCAGGAGCAGCGCTAATTGCTGGTATCGGAGTAATGGCTTACTTGAAAAGATCAGCATCATAA
- the LOC135581961 gene encoding J protein JJJ2-like: MDCNKDEAVRAKEIAERKFSERDLEGARKFAMKAQNLFPALEGIGQMIAILDVHVASEEKVYGEKDWYAILSVSASADEDTVKKQYRKLALQLHPDKNKSVGAEGAFQLISEAWSVLSDKSRRTLYDQKRCIKVFSQKTSRPNKNNNFSSNVNGFHKSANSAASKVHSVKNSTNVTPAVAHSSPEPPIPETFWTSCNKCKMQYEYLRVYLNHNLLCPNCHEPFLAKETKSSANGFSSSGPWSASQQCQPSSNRNSTRKNAPGLGRSNSTLPGMGSSGIQNGANLGSLNNQNFQWGPFSRSAGVASATASSAAAAQAANVVHQTYEKVRKEREEAQAAARREEALHRKNSNLKRNASTCGIINVGSNDTLPAKRARGVGKDAASDNAAASAEQFGAFETNRTSGVNGDFCKFRTGVRHNNLGREFPHIDIRSMLIEMTKLAIHKKLEDWKSAATEKIDAKENVKKKQKLSETDNEEVNNVHRNATNQDRVVESMSDTEQFATEKNSSNVQSSDSDNECNEPVSIVVPDPDFHDFDNDRSEQSFESDQIWATYDDEDGMPRYYALVQQVISLKPFKVRMSFLTSRSNSEFGPLNWVASGFPKTCGDFRIGRYEVNDTINIFSHKVRWEKGPRGVIKIVPRKGETWALYRNWSPEWNEHTADDIIYKYDMVEVLEDYSEEQGVSIIPLVKVSGFRTIFCRHLDPMKLKRIPKEEMFRFSHQVPSYLLTGEEAENAPKGFFELDPAATPLELLQINENKTEVAAEAVEQAVK; the protein is encoded by the coding sequence ATGGATTGCAATAAGGATGAGGCCGTTAGAGCAAAAGAGATTGCTGAGAGGAAGTTCTCGGAAAGGGATCTAGAGGGTGCCAGGAAATTTGCTATGAAGGCCCAAAATCTCTTTCCAGCGCTTGAAGGCATTGGCCAGATGATAGCAATTCTAGATGTTCATGTTGCCTCGGAAGAAAAAGTTTACGGTGAAAAGGATTGGTATGCGATTCTCAGTGTCAGTGCTTCAGCAGATGAAGATACAGTGAAGAAACAGTACAGGAAGTTGGCTCTCCAGCTTCATCCTGACAAGAACAAATCTGTTGGTGCTGAAGGTGCTTTTCAGCTCATTTCTGAGGCATGGAGTGTCCTATCTGATAAGTCTAGGAGAACACTCTATGACCAGAAGAGATGTATTAAAGTGTTCTCACAAAAGACTTCCCGACCAAACAAAAATAACAATTTTTCTAGTAATGTTAATGGGTTTCACAAATCTGCCAACAGTGCTGCATCAAAGGTGCATTCTGTGAAGAATAGCACTAATGTGACTCCAGCGGTTGCGCACTCTTCACCTGAGCCACCAATACCGGAAACATTTTGGACATCTTGTAATAAGTGCAAAATGCAATATGAGTATCTCAGGGTGTATCTTAATCATAATCTTCTTTGCCCAAATTGTCATGAGCCTTTCCTAGCTAAAGAGACAAAGAGTTCTGCCAATGGATTTAGTTCTTCGGGCCCATGGTCTGCATCTCAGCAGTGTCAACCGAGCTCTAACCGCAACTCAACAAGGAAAAATGCCCCTGGTCTGGGGAGAAGTAACTCGACTCTTCCAGGCATGGGATCTTCGGGGATCCAGAATGGAGCAAATCTGGGTTCTTTGAATAACCAAAACTTCCAGTGGGGGCCTTTTTCTCGAAGTGCAGGAGTTGCAAGTGCCACTGCCTCATCAGCTGCTGCTGCCCAAGCTGCAAATGTTGTCCATCAGACCTATGAGAAAGTGAGAAAAGAGCGTGAAGAGGCACAAGCAGCAGCTAGAAGGGAAGAGGCTCTTCACAGGAAAAATAGTAACCTAAAGAGGAATGCTAGTACATGTGGAATTATTAATGTAGGGTCAAATGACACATTACCTGCAAAGAGAGCACGAGGTGTTGGCAAAGACGCTGCGAGTGATAATGCAGCAGCTTCGGCAGAACAATTTGGTGCGTTTGAAACAAATAGGACAAGCGGGGTTAATGGAGACTTCTGCAAGTTCAGAACGGGTGTGAGACATAACAACTTAGGTAGGGAGTTTCCTCATATAGATATTCGAAGTATGTTGATTGAGATGACTAAGTTAGCAATACATAAGAAGCTAGAAGATTGGAAATCTGCTGCCACTGAAAAAATAGATGCAAAAGAAAAtgtgaaaaagaaacaaaaactgaGTGAAACTGACAATGAAGAGGTAAACAATGTTCATCGCAATGCCACTAATCAAGACAGAGTGGTTGAGTCTATGAGTGATACTGAACAGTTTGCCACTGAGAAGAACTCatccaatgtccaatcttctgattcaGATAATGAGTGTAATGAACCGGTGTCAATAGTTGTTCCTGATCCAGattttcatgattttgataatgaccgTTCAGAGCAATCTTTTGAAAGTGATCAAATATGGGCCACTTATGATGATGAGGATGGTATGCCTCGGTATTATGCTCTGGTTCAGCAAGTTATTTCTTTGAAACCTTTTAAAGTGCGCATGAGTTTTCTCACTTCAAGGTCAAATAGTGAGTTTGGGCCTTTGAATTGGGTTGCATCTGGTTTTCCAAAAACCTGTGGTGATTTCAGGATAGGACGATATGAGGTGAATGATACAATTAATATTTTCTCTCACAAGGTCAGGTGGGAAAAGGGCCCCCGTGGTGTCATCAAAATTGTTCCGAGAAAAGGTGAAACGTGGGCTCTTTATAGAAACTGGTCTCCAGAGTGGAATGAACACACTGCTGATGATATTATTTATAAGTATGATATGGTAGAAGTACTTGAAGACTATAGTGAGGAACAGGGTGTGTCTATAATCCCTTTAGTGAAAGTGTCTGGATTTAGAACAATATTCTGTCGTCACCTGGATCCTATGAAATTAAAGAGAATACCAAAAGAAGAGATGTTTCGGTTTTCACATCAAGTGCCTTCGTATTTACTGACTGGTGAAGAAGCTGAAAATGCTCCTAAGGGTTTCTTTGAGCTGGATCCGGCAGCAACTCCTTTAGAGCTTCTTCAGATAAATGAAAACAAAACAGAAGTGGCTGCGGAGGCTGTTGAACAGGCAGTCAAATAG